One genomic region from Accipiter gentilis chromosome Z, bAccGen1.1, whole genome shotgun sequence encodes:
- the ERBIN gene encoding erbin isoform X8, producing MTTKRNLFVRLVPCRCLRGEEETVTTLDYSHCSLEQVPKEIFTFEKTLEELYLDANQIEELPKQLFNCQSLHKLSLPDNDLTTLPASIANLINLRELDVSKNGIQEFPENIKNCKVLTIVEASVNPISKLPDGFSQLLNLTQLYLNDAFLEFLPANFGRLTKLQILELRENQLKILPKTMSRLTQLERLDLGSNEFTEVPEVLEQLSGLKEFWMDGNRLTLIPGFIGTLKQLTYLDVSKNNIEVVEEGISGCESLQDLLLSSNSLQQLPESIGSLKKVTTLKIDENQLIYLPDSIGGLISVEELDCSFNEIETLPSSVGQLSNIRTFAADHNFLTQLPSEIGNWKHVTVLFLHSNKLEFLPEEMGDMQKLKVINLSDNRLKNLPFTFTKLQQLTAMWLSDNQSKPLIPLQKEADPDTQKTVLTNYMFPQQARTEDVMFISDNESFNPSLWEEQRKQRAQVAFECDEDKDEREAPPREGNLKRYPTPYPDELKNMVKTVQTIVHRLKDEEPTEDIAKESKREGQTVSVKDVGVKTSEIASIKNRADERKQYSAGSSMQKPTEPEAEHSTANSQMTALVKTLQNTKPVVNHEDTLEQESEELSSDEEMKMAEMRPPLIETSINQPKVVALSNNKKDDSKDADSLSDEATHNSNQNNSNCSSPSRMSDSVSLNTDSSQDISLCSPDKETHAAVLSKIRREDENLNNLLQNGGELSITVEEKINMQDKVTNLSEYELSIEERLGLIGKGVDLSTPTDESHKLDQINMNINKLVSEKAVPVPVERLQAQDIVSVKGFLNNNMKEESEHLENGNKYPINKVNGHPEEAVQSPSKDKLMKSTTVDGDSAELSVSRSTEDLSPQRSGPVMKSHSITGMDTGGLKIYDIVGENGSEQSNSVVKSASDSTDGKNIVRSKSATLLYDQPLQVFPGSSSSSDLVSSTKTVFKFDSNHNPEGANGVRGSVTSGAQMFCAPQYNIQYSSSATAKDTLWPQKQNTHVEQGSLPPSRLLRSDSTETPSYVKHSASMNFSNHNNVRASAVYNTHQRMAGRPVDMWAIPPNDRLLPGATRHTLQRQSSVSSTASVNVGDTGPPRRTQVPEGDYLTYRDLHSMGRAPPVMSGQQRPLSARTYSIDGPNVPRPQSARPSVNEIPERTMSVSDFNYSRTSPSKRSNARVNSEHSLLDPPGKSKVPHDWREQVLRHIEAKKLEKDQRPKLMPFFFLSYD from the exons GCATACAGGAGTttccagaaaatataaaaaactgTAAAGTCTTGACAATTGTTGAGGCCAGCGTAAATCCAATTTCAAA gcttccagatggattttcccaACTGTTAAACCTAACGCAGCTGTACCTGAATGATGCTTTTCTTGAGTTTTTGCCAGCCAATTTTGGCAG ATTAACAAAACTGCAGATACTGGAACTTAGAGAAAACCAGTTAAAAATATTGCCAAA AACCATGTCCAGACTGACTCAGCTGGAGAGACTGGACTTAGGAAGTAATGAATTCACAGAAGTG CCTGAAGTACTTGAACAACTGAGTGGGTTAAAGGAATTTTGGATGGATGGTAATAGACTAACACTTATTCCAGGG TTCATAGGCACTTTGAAACAACTGACCTACTTGGATGTTTCTAAAAACAACATTGAAGTAGTTGAAGAAGGTATTTCAGGTTGTGAAAGCCTACAAGACCTGCTGTTATCCAGTAATTCACTTCAGCAACTGCCAGAGTCTATTG GTTCCCTGAAGAAGGTAACAACACTTAAAATTGATGAAAACCAGTTAATTTATTTGCCAGACTCCATAGGAGG gttaataTCAGTAGAAGAACTGGACTGTAGTTTCAATGAGATTGAAACATTGCCTTCCTCTGTTGGGCAGCTCTCTAATATAAGGACATTTGCTGCAGATCATAACTTTTTAACACAGCTGCCATCAGAG attggaAACTGGAAGCATGTAACAGTGTTGTTTCTGCATTCTAATAAGCTTGAATTTCTCCCTGAAGAAATGGGTGATATGCAGAAATTAAAAGTCATCAATCTGAGTGACAATAG ACTGAAGAATTTGCCATTTACCTTTACAAAACTGCAACAGCTCACTGCTATGTGGCTATCAGACAACCAG TCTAAACCACTTATCCCTCTTCAAAAAGAAGCTGACCCTGACACACAGAAAACAGTGCTTACCAATTACATGTTCCCTCAGCAGGCAAGGACGGAGGATG ttATGTTCATATCTGATAATGAAAGTTTCAATCCATCTCTGTGGGAGGAACAGCGGAAACAGCGTGCTCAAGTGGCATTTGAGTGTGATGAAGACAAAGATGAGAGAGAGGCACCGCCTCGG GAAGGCAACCTGAAGAGATATCCAACTCCATATCCTGATGAACTGAAGAATATGGTTAAAACAGTCCAGACAATTGTACATAGGCTAAAGGATGAAGAACCTACTGAAGATATTGCCAAGGAGTCAAAACGAGAAGGCCAGACAGTTTCTGTAAAAGATGTGGGGGTAAAG ACTTCAGAAATTGCTTCAATAAAGAACAGAGCAGATGAGAGAAAACAATATTCAGCAGGAAGTTCTATGCAAAAGCCTACTGAACCAGAAGCTGAGCACAGCACTGCAAATTCACAGATGACTGCACTTGTTAAAACCTTGCAGAACACAAAACCAGTTGTCAACCATGAAGACACGCTCGAG CAGGAGTCAGAAGAACTCTCCTCTGATGAAGAGATGAAAATGGCAGAAATGCGACCACCGCTGATAGAAACCTCCATAAACCAACCAAAAGTGGTAGCTCTTAGCAATAACAAAAAAG atgattCAAAAGATGCTGATTCTTTATCAGATGAAGCTACCCACAATAGCAATCAAAATAACAGCAACTGTTCCTCTCCTTCTCGAATGTCAGATTCTGTTTCCTTAAATACTGATAGTAGCCAAGatatttctctctgttctccAGACAAAGAAACACATGCTGCTGTTTTATCCAAGATCAG GCGAGAAGATGAAAATTTGAATAATCTTTTGCAAAATGGAGGTGAATTGAGCATTacagtagaagaaaaaataaatatgcaagacAAGGTTACAAATTTGTCTGAATATGAATTAAGCATTGAAGAAAGATTAGGCCTGATAGGAAAAGGTGTTGATCTAAGCACTCCTACGGATGAGTCTCACAAATTAGACCAAATAAACATGAATATCAATAAACTGGTTAGTGAAAAGGCAGTGCCAGTTCCGGTAGAAAGGTTACAAGCACAGGATATAGTTTCAGTAAAGGGCTTTTTGAATAACAACATGAAAGAAGAAAGTGAGCActtggaaaatggaaataaatatccTATAAATAAAGTAAATGGACATCCTGAGGAAGCAGTACAGTCTCCCAGTAAAGACAAACTAATGAAAAGCACTACAGTTGATGGTGATTCTGCTGAGCTGTCTGTTTCGAGGAGCACTGAAGATTTGTCCCCACAGAGAAGTGGTCCTGTGATGAAATCTCATAGCATCACCGGTATGGATACTGGTGGTCTGAAAATCTACGATATTGTTGGTGAGAATGGATCTGAACAGTCAAACTCAGTGGTAAAATCAGCATCTGATAGCACAGATGGGAAAAACATAGTCCGAAGTAAATCCGCTACTCTTCTGTATGATCAGCCTTTGCAGGTTTTTCCTgggtcatcatcatcatctgatTTAGTATCTTCTACAAAAACTGTGTTCAAGTTTGACTCAAATCACAATCCTGAAGGTGCTAATGGAGTGAGgggatcagtgacaagtggtgcaCAGATGTTCTGTGCTCCCCAGTATAATATTCAGTACAGCAGCAGTGCAACAGCAAAAGACACCTTGTGgccacagaaacaaaacaccCACGTAGAACAAGGCAGCTTACCTCCTTCACGTCTGCTTAGGTCTGACAGCACAGAAACCCCCAGCTATGTAAAGCATTCTGCCAGTATGAATTTTTCCAATCATAACAATGTCCGAGCCAGCGCTGTGTATAACACTCATCAACGGATGGCTGGGAGACCTGTAGATATGTGGGCTATTCCACCAAATGATAGACTGCTCCCAGGAGCAACCAGGCACACTCTTCAAAGACAGAGCAGTGTATCTTCTACAGCTTCTGTAAATGTTGGGGATACTGGACCTCCAAGGCGGACCCAGGTTCCTGAAGGGGACTATTTAACATACAGAGATTTGCATTCAATGGGAAGAGCTCCGCCAGTAATGTCTGGGCAACAGAGACCTCTTTCTGCCAGGACATACAGCATTGATGGTCCAAATGTACCCCGTCCGCAGAGTGCTCGGCCGTCGGTGAATGAAATACCAGAAAGAACTATGTCAGTTAGTGACTTCAATTACTCACGGACTAGCCCTTCAAAGAGATCAAACGCAAGGGTTAACTCTGAGCACTCTTTATTAGACCCTCCAGGAAAAAGTAAAGTCCCTCATGACTGGAGGGAACAGGTGCTGCGACATATTGAGGCTAAAAAGctagaaaag